Proteins from a single region of Desulforegula conservatrix Mb1Pa:
- the cas2 gene encoding CRISPR-associated endonuclease Cas2: protein MFVLITYDVSLEDYGGQRRLRRVAKACKDYGQRVQYSVFECIIDPAQWVKLRQRLFSEIDPEKDSLRFYFLGSNWERRVEHLGAKPGIDQEGPLIF, encoded by the coding sequence ATGTTTGTTCTGATAACATATGACGTATCTCTTGAAGATTATGGTGGGCAAAGACGGCTTCGTCGGGTGGCAAAAGCCTGCAAGGATTATGGTCAGAGGGTTCAGTATTCTGTTTTTGAGTGCATTATCGATCCTGCCCAGTGGGTAAAGCTTAGGCAGAGATTGTTTTCCGAAATTGATCCTGAAAAGGACAGCCTGAGATTTTATTTTTTAGGATCGAACTGGGAAAGAAGAGTGGAACATCTTGGGGCAAAGCCTGGAATAGATCAGGAAGGCCCACTTATATTTTGA
- the cas1c gene encoding type I-C CRISPR-associated endonuclease Cas1c: MKKHLNTMFVTTQGTYLHKEGETVQIKVENEIKGYIPVHTIGGIVCFGRVSMSPPLMGFCAENDVAVTFLSEYGRFLASVRGPVSGNVLLRRTQYRMADSKTDSASLARFFIMGKISNCRRVLDRVLRDHGEKIASEELSSASVRLKSSLDSLRQTSDLDSLRGIEGESAKNYFSVFDHLILSRKDEFKFNGRSRRPPLDKVNCLISFIYTLLLHDVRSALETVGLDPAVGFLHRDRPGRPGLALDMMEEFRPYFADRLALSLINLSQIKPSGFKTTESGAVLMDDETRKALLVAYQKRKQEEIYHPFIDEKITLGLVFHIQAMLLARFMRGDIDAYPPFIWK; encoded by the coding sequence TTGAAGAAGCATCTTAACACAATGTTTGTAACAACCCAGGGAACTTATCTTCATAAGGAAGGCGAGACCGTCCAGATAAAAGTTGAAAACGAAATCAAAGGATATATTCCCGTCCATACCATCGGCGGAATTGTCTGTTTCGGCAGGGTTTCCATGAGTCCTCCGCTTATGGGTTTCTGTGCGGAAAACGATGTGGCTGTGACTTTTCTTAGCGAGTACGGCAGATTTCTCGCTTCTGTTCGTGGCCCTGTTTCCGGGAATGTGCTGCTTAGAAGAACCCAGTACAGAATGGCTGACAGCAAAACAGATTCGGCAAGCCTTGCCCGGTTTTTCATAATGGGCAAAATATCAAATTGCAGAAGAGTCTTGGACAGGGTTTTGAGGGATCACGGAGAAAAAATAGCTTCGGAAGAGCTTTCATCTGCTTCAGTAAGGCTTAAATCAAGCCTTGATTCGTTGAGGCAGACGAGTGATCTTGATTCTCTGCGTGGGATTGAAGGAGAGTCCGCCAAAAATTATTTCAGTGTTTTTGATCATCTCATCCTTTCAAGAAAAGACGAGTTCAAATTTAACGGAAGAAGCAGAAGGCCTCCGCTTGATAAGGTAAACTGTTTGATTTCATTTATTTATACCCTGCTTTTGCATGATGTCCGATCTGCCCTCGAAACTGTCGGGCTTGATCCGGCAGTTGGTTTTCTTCACAGGGACAGGCCGGGAAGACCAGGGCTTGCTCTTGATATGATGGAAGAATTCAGACCCTATTTTGCCGATCGTCTGGCTCTATCACTTATAAATCTGTCGCAAATCAAGCCTTCAGGGTTTAAGACAACAGAATCGGGAGCAGTTCTGATGGATGATGAAACCAGAAAAGCTCTTCTTGTCGCATATCAGAAACGTAAGCAGGAAGAAATTTATCATCCGTTTATAGATGAAAAGATTACCCTTGGCCTTGTTTTTCATATACAGGCCATGCTTCTTGCCCGGTTTATGCGTGGTGATATTGATGCTTATCCGCCTTTTATATGGAAATAG
- the cas4 gene encoding CRISPR-associated protein Cas4 has product MYDESSLIPISGLQHVLFCPRQCALIHVEQQWEENRFTAEGRVLHERVDSGDSSDKGKIKITYSLQIHSLSLGLSGIADVVEFHPSSEDKNSFIPFPVEYKRGKPKKDLTDKVQLCAQAMCLEEMLCVSVPAGALFYGQPRRREDVVFDEYLRNETRKAAESFHRLVDSGITPQPVYEKKKCDSCSFLEKCMPLVIGKKRSALKWLEKAVFEGGENFEEAS; this is encoded by the coding sequence ATGTACGACGAATCTTCGCTTATTCCTATTTCAGGGCTTCAGCATGTTCTTTTCTGTCCCCGTCAGTGCGCTTTGATTCATGTAGAGCAGCAGTGGGAAGAAAATAGATTTACTGCGGAGGGCCGTGTCCTTCATGAAAGGGTGGATAGTGGAGATTCGTCAGACAAAGGAAAAATCAAGATTACTTACAGTTTGCAGATTCATTCTTTGTCTCTTGGTTTGTCAGGCATAGCTGATGTTGTGGAGTTCCACCCTTCATCAGAAGACAAAAACAGCTTCATACCTTTTCCTGTTGAATACAAAAGAGGTAAGCCTAAAAAAGATCTCACTGACAAGGTTCAGCTTTGTGCCCAGGCTATGTGTCTTGAGGAAATGCTTTGTGTTTCTGTTCCTGCTGGCGCTCTTTTTTATGGTCAGCCACGAAGGCGCGAGGATGTTGTCTTTGATGAATATCTCAGAAATGAAACCCGGAAAGCAGCCGAATCATTTCACAGGCTTGTTGATTCAGGCATAACTCCTCAGCCTGTCTATGAAAAAAAGAAGTGCGACTCCTGTTCATTTCTTGAAAAATGTATGCCCCTTGTAATCGGAAAGAAAAGGTCTGCCCTGAAATGGCTTGAAAAAGCTGTTTTTGAAGGAGGTGAAAACTTTGAAGAAGCATCTTAA
- the cas7c gene encoding type I-C CRISPR-associated protein Cas7/Csd2, whose amino-acid sequence MAAIQNRYEFVYLFDVENGNPNGDPDAGNMPRIDPETSNGLVTDVCLKRKVRNFVEIAKVNESGFNIYVQEKAVLNLQNKRAYLANPEINQESKKLPKKEEEAKKITGWMCANFFDVRTFGAVMTTDVNCGQVRGPVQINFAKSIDPVIPLELSITRMAVTTEKEAESQSGDNRTMGRKHIVPYGLYRVEGYISSHLAEKTGFSEADLELFWNALINMFDHDHSAARGKMNARKLFVFKHSDKLGNAPAHKLFDLISVKRNDSEKPPRSFTDYTIDFAGGCPQNVEMIEKL is encoded by the coding sequence ATGGCTGCAATTCAGAATCGATATGAATTTGTTTATCTTTTTGATGTAGAAAATGGCAATCCCAATGGAGATCCTGACGCTGGAAATATGCCGAGAATCGATCCTGAAACGAGCAACGGACTCGTTACAGATGTTTGTCTGAAAAGAAAGGTTAGAAATTTTGTTGAAATAGCCAAGGTTAATGAAAGCGGGTTCAATATCTATGTTCAGGAAAAAGCTGTTCTGAATCTTCAGAATAAACGGGCTTATTTGGCAAATCCTGAAATAAATCAGGAAAGCAAAAAGCTTCCAAAAAAAGAAGAGGAAGCAAAGAAAATAACAGGTTGGATGTGCGCCAATTTTTTTGATGTCAGAACATTCGGCGCAGTTATGACAACAGATGTCAACTGCGGTCAGGTACGCGGCCCAGTTCAGATAAATTTTGCCAAAAGCATTGATCCTGTGATCCCCCTTGAACTGAGCATAACAAGAATGGCTGTAACAACTGAAAAAGAAGCTGAAAGTCAGTCCGGAGACAACAGAACAATGGGGCGTAAGCACATTGTTCCTTACGGTTTGTATCGGGTTGAAGGCTATATTTCTTCTCACCTTGCAGAAAAAACAGGGTTTTCCGAAGCTGATCTTGAGCTTTTCTGGAATGCCCTCATAAATATGTTTGATCATGATCATTCAGCGGCAAGGGGCAAAATGAACGCAAGGAAGCTATTTGTATTCAAACATTCAGACAAGCTTGGAAATGCTCCAGCCCATAAACTATTCGATCTTATTTCTGTAAAACGTAATGATTCTGAAAAACCTCCACGGTCATTTACCGATTATACAATAGACTTTGCTGGCGGATGTCCTCAGAATGTTGAAATGATAGAGAAACTGTAG